The Lacipirellula parvula genome window below encodes:
- the flgL gene encoding flagellar hook-associated protein FlgL, with protein MASIIPLPSTRVSSLLVRQRLLAQMQGDQLDLFRLQNQVSTGQRFTLPSEDAPAARRAMTLQRLLERKTQISSNIETGQSFLKSTDVALNNVASMLGDIRGLALGVSGTTSTDTERQAAITEINRAIEQLVSVGNTQFRGRYLFAGSQTNVEPYSYDGAHVTYNGDNKSIQAYSDLGVLFSTNASGQSVFGGISNEVLGGIDLNPQLTADTPLSSLRGGKGISANGAIQVSDGTNSSIVDISHAATVGDVVRLIEANPPAGRRVSATITGQGLTLQLDPAGGGNLSVKEVNSGKAASELGILNNVGTLTNPLVGTDLNPLVTKTTSLSSLLGAKAQTRLESAGSNNDLLIRASVNGPQYNGATVQFVDDELLRATPGVPKGSEYAQYSATARAASASLQFSGTGNDLTLTANAAGTAFNNVNIVVNSQAGLGSTPSVNYNSTSKQLTITIDSAAATTTVGDVMNAINAEGTFTATPDTSAEGVGSHDPLSFIQPSDALNVQGNTGNSGGAANTLYVFIKNNASSANNVAAAINSEGTFTATIDASDTVFAAQAGTQPVSVNATATFSGGSGEPLDLASGIRVVSGEATYTLSFDEAETVEDLLNIINGSEAGLQAEINADGSGINLRSRLSGANLQIGENGGRTASQLGIRSFNGDTRLADLNRGVGVPTRRDAYEQNIPDIVNDFTIAASDGVGGTVNLDIDTAGAKTVQDVIALINGHASNNTGGVQITATLSADGNGIDLTDGGGQPYTITTGGQAAPAGFLSNLPNVVNDFRITLGSGPGATHLDFDVSAAKTVQDVIDQINNRPENSPTPVVAARLNATGNGIEIVNLSGSPITVTASEGSEAAKYLGLVAPDATSATSVSGTLSGADKNYLDTPSVFTTLIRLKDALGANDIKGIEDAISGIDADIERVTFSRSEVGARQQALDVTQKNLEDEDVQLRTALSDEMEVDLVEAISNLTARQVSLEASLRVTGSILQMSLLNYL; from the coding sequence ATGGCCAGCATCATCCCGCTCCCGAGCACCCGCGTCAGCAGCCTGCTGGTCCGCCAGCGCCTGCTCGCGCAAATGCAGGGCGACCAGCTCGACCTGTTCCGACTGCAAAACCAGGTCAGCACGGGCCAGCGGTTCACGCTACCGAGCGAAGACGCCCCCGCCGCTCGCCGCGCGATGACGCTGCAACGGCTGCTCGAACGCAAAACGCAAATCAGCTCGAACATCGAAACCGGCCAGTCGTTCCTCAAAAGCACCGACGTCGCGCTGAACAACGTCGCCAGCATGCTGGGCGACATCCGCGGTCTGGCCCTCGGCGTCTCGGGCACGACCTCGACCGACACGGAACGTCAGGCCGCCATCACCGAAATCAACCGTGCCATCGAGCAGCTGGTCTCCGTCGGCAACACGCAGTTCCGCGGCCGCTACCTGTTCGCCGGCTCGCAAACCAACGTCGAGCCCTACTCGTACGACGGCGCGCACGTCACCTACAACGGCGACAACAAGTCGATCCAAGCCTACTCCGATCTGGGCGTGCTCTTCTCCACGAACGCCAGCGGCCAATCGGTTTTCGGCGGCATCTCGAACGAAGTCCTCGGCGGCATCGACCTGAATCCACAGCTGACGGCCGACACCCCGCTCAGCTCGCTCCGCGGCGGCAAGGGCATCAGCGCCAACGGCGCCATCCAGGTCTCAGACGGAACCAATTCCAGCATCGTCGACATCAGCCACGCCGCCACCGTCGGCGACGTCGTGCGGCTGATCGAAGCGAATCCACCCGCGGGACGCCGCGTTTCGGCCACCATCACGGGGCAGGGGCTCACGCTGCAGCTCGACCCTGCCGGCGGCGGCAATCTCTCCGTCAAGGAAGTGAACAGCGGCAAAGCGGCCAGCGAGTTGGGCATCCTCAACAACGTCGGCACACTCACCAACCCGCTCGTCGGCACGGACCTCAATCCGTTGGTGACGAAAACCACCTCGCTGAGCAGCCTCCTCGGCGCCAAAGCGCAAACCCGGCTCGAATCCGCCGGCAGCAACAACGACCTGCTGATTCGCGCTTCCGTCAACGGCCCCCAGTACAACGGCGCCACCGTGCAGTTCGTCGACGACGAACTGCTGCGCGCCACGCCGGGCGTTCCCAAAGGCTCCGAATACGCGCAATACTCCGCCACGGCCCGCGCCGCCTCCGCCTCGCTCCAATTCAGCGGCACGGGCAACGACCTTACGCTCACCGCCAACGCCGCCGGCACGGCGTTCAACAACGTCAACATCGTCGTCAACAGCCAGGCGGGACTCGGCTCCACGCCCAGCGTCAACTACAACTCCACGTCGAAGCAGCTGACAATCACGATCGACTCGGCGGCCGCGACGACGACCGTCGGCGACGTGATGAACGCCATCAACGCCGAAGGAACTTTCACCGCCACGCCCGATACGAGCGCCGAAGGCGTCGGCTCGCACGATCCCCTCTCGTTCATCCAGCCGAGCGACGCTCTCAACGTCCAAGGCAACACCGGCAACAGCGGCGGCGCCGCGAACACGCTCTACGTGTTCATCAAGAACAACGCCTCCAGCGCCAACAACGTCGCGGCCGCGATCAATAGCGAAGGCACCTTCACCGCCACGATCGACGCCAGCGACACCGTCTTCGCCGCTCAGGCCGGTACCCAGCCCGTCAGCGTCAACGCCACGGCCACGTTCTCCGGCGGCAGCGGCGAACCGCTCGATCTGGCGAGCGGCATCCGCGTCGTCAGCGGCGAAGCAACCTACACCCTCTCGTTCGACGAAGCCGAAACCGTCGAAGACCTGCTGAACATCATCAACGGGTCGGAGGCCGGCCTGCAGGCTGAAATCAACGCCGACGGCAGCGGCATCAACCTTCGCTCGCGGCTCAGCGGCGCCAATTTGCAGATCGGCGAGAACGGCGGCCGCACCGCCTCGCAGCTCGGCATTCGCTCTTTTAACGGAGACACGCGGCTCGCCGACCTCAATCGCGGCGTCGGCGTTCCGACGCGACGCGACGCCTACGAGCAAAACATTCCCGACATCGTCAACGACTTCACCATCGCAGCCAGCGACGGCGTCGGCGGCACGGTGAACCTCGACATCGACACCGCCGGCGCGAAGACCGTCCAAGACGTCATCGCGCTGATCAACGGCCACGCATCGAACAACACAGGCGGCGTTCAGATCACCGCCACCCTGAGCGCCGACGGCAACGGCATCGACCTCACCGACGGCGGCGGCCAGCCCTATACGATCACCACCGGCGGCCAAGCGGCCCCCGCCGGGTTTCTCAGCAATCTGCCGAATGTCGTCAACGACTTCCGCATCACGCTCGGCTCGGGCCCCGGCGCGACGCATCTCGACTTCGACGTTTCCGCCGCGAAGACGGTGCAGGACGTCATCGACCAGATCAACAACCGCCCCGAGAACTCGCCCACGCCCGTCGTCGCCGCACGGCTGAACGCCACCGGCAACGGCATCGAAATCGTCAACCTCTCGGGCAGCCCGATCACCGTCACTGCTTCCGAGGGCAGCGAAGCCGCGAAATACCTGGGCCTCGTCGCCCCCGACGCGACGAGCGCGACCAGCGTCTCCGGCACGCTGTCGGGCGCCGACAAAAACTACCTCGACACGCCCAGCGTCTTTACGACGCTCATTCGCCTGAAAGACGCCCTCGGGGCGAACGACATCAAGGGGATCGAAGACGCCATCTCAGGGATCGACGCCGATATCGAGCGCGTCACGTTCTCGCGTTCGGAAGTCGGCGCCCGCCAACAAGCGCTCGACGTCACGCAGAAGAACCTCGAAGACGAAGACGTCCAACTCCGCACCGCGCTCTCCGACGAAATGGAAGTCGATCTGGTCGAAGCAATCTCGAACCTCACCGCGCGACAAGTTTCGCTCGAAGCTTCGCTCCGCGTTACTGGCAGCATTCTGCAAATGTCGCTTTTGAATTACTTGTAG
- the flgK gene encoding flagellar hook-associated protein FlgK, translated as MSLFGSIQMAGNTLQAMEIGLHVVGNNISNANTPGYVRERTLYTPAPVQKLGNLTLGLGVQIAGIVQNIDSFVEDRLRGVASDRASADIQQKAYTDLESIVGELSDTDVSTQMSNFFNSIDQVIDQPDEMAVRNLAVQAGKSLATTINTLSRRVNTSYEEFGIEVNNLTDEINSLTDNIRKLNVQIVSLEGGNPTASQAGALRSQRSVALKRLSEIADVNVTENAVGAVNVTVGGELLVFEGTNRLVKTDYATKDGRPVATIQFAENNSPLHVAGGELHGIYEARDKIVGGFLDRLDNFAASLAFEFNKIYSQGQGATGFQSVTSTESVNNAGVPLDDAGLPFTPTNGQFKLLVYNTTTKLTETHVINVDLDGLQDDSSLGSIVNQINAIAGVTAQVTTDNKLKLTAGSAETRLSFADDNSGFLASIGINTFFTGSSASTLAINDVVAADGSKFAASSAGIGVNVENGQRLVALHDAGLSSLNGNSITGLYDQLINETAQGATVAASLADGFNVFEQTLEAKAQAVSGVNLDEEAIDMIMLQRTYQASARFISTLSELMDVLVNL; from the coding sequence ATGTCGCTCTTCGGCTCCATTCAGATGGCCGGCAACACGCTGCAAGCGATGGAAATCGGCTTGCATGTCGTGGGAAATAATATTTCCAACGCCAACACGCCGGGCTACGTCCGCGAGCGAACCCTCTACACGCCCGCCCCAGTGCAAAAACTGGGGAATCTCACGCTCGGTCTCGGCGTCCAAATCGCCGGCATCGTGCAGAACATCGACTCCTTCGTCGAAGACCGCCTCCGCGGCGTCGCCAGCGATCGCGCCAGCGCCGACATCCAACAGAAGGCCTACACCGACCTCGAATCGATCGTCGGCGAGCTGTCGGACACCGACGTCAGCACGCAGATGTCGAACTTCTTCAATAGCATCGATCAAGTGATCGATCAGCCGGACGAAATGGCCGTCCGCAACCTCGCGGTGCAAGCGGGCAAGTCGCTCGCCACCACGATCAACACGCTTAGCCGGCGCGTCAACACTTCGTACGAAGAGTTCGGCATCGAGGTGAACAACCTCACCGACGAGATCAACTCGCTGACGGACAACATCCGCAAGCTCAACGTTCAAATTGTCTCGCTGGAGGGGGGCAACCCCACGGCGAGCCAGGCCGGCGCCCTCCGCAGCCAGCGCAGCGTCGCCCTCAAACGCCTCTCCGAAATCGCCGACGTCAACGTCACGGAAAACGCCGTCGGCGCGGTCAACGTGACCGTCGGCGGCGAGTTGCTCGTTTTCGAGGGCACGAACCGGCTAGTCAAAACCGACTACGCCACCAAGGACGGGCGGCCCGTTGCGACCATCCAGTTCGCCGAAAACAACAGCCCGCTTCACGTCGCCGGCGGCGAACTCCACGGCATTTACGAAGCCCGCGACAAGATCGTCGGCGGCTTCCTCGATCGGCTCGATAACTTCGCCGCATCACTCGCGTTCGAGTTCAATAAAATCTACTCGCAAGGCCAAGGCGCCACCGGCTTCCAAAGCGTCACCAGCACCGAATCGGTGAACAACGCCGGCGTGCCGCTCGACGACGCCGGTCTGCCGTTCACGCCGACGAACGGTCAGTTCAAGCTACTCGTCTACAACACGACCACCAAGCTGACCGAGACGCACGTCATCAACGTCGATCTCGACGGACTCCAGGACGACTCGTCGCTGGGGTCGATCGTCAACCAAATCAACGCCATCGCCGGCGTGACCGCGCAAGTCACTACCGACAACAAGCTGAAGCTCACAGCCGGCAGCGCCGAAACGCGGCTCTCGTTCGCCGACGACAACAGCGGCTTCCTCGCCTCGATCGGCATCAACACGTTCTTCACCGGTTCGAGCGCCTCGACCTTGGCGATCAACGACGTCGTGGCCGCCGACGGCTCGAAATTCGCCGCCTCGTCCGCAGGCATTGGCGTCAACGTCGAAAACGGCCAACGCTTGGTCGCTCTCCACGACGCCGGGCTGTCGAGCCTGAACGGCAACTCGATCACCGGACTCTACGACCAACTGATTAACGAGACGGCTCAAGGCGCGACCGTCGCCGCCTCGCTGGCGGACGGCTTCAACGTGTTCGAGCAAACGCTCGAAGCCAAAGCGCAAGCCGTCAGCGGCGTCAATCTCGACGAAGAAGCGATCGACATGATCATGCTCCAACGCACCTACCAGGCCTCGGCGAGATTCATCTCGACGCTCTCCGAACTCATGGACGTCCTCGTCAACCTGTAA
- the flgN gene encoding flagellar export chaperone FlgN encodes MRAPTLIAATSLHWESELAELLHRLSTAQHELLALLSMKRNLIIQRDHQGLADLTVRESELAAELQACQQRRQELLAQADAQGLPSRSIEELSAALPRATANALKTPVAEARQRAELIRHECLAQWVAVQRTVLHLSQMLEIIATGGRSQPTYGKGRLVERGGSLIDQAV; translated from the coding sequence ATGAGGGCGCCAACCTTGATCGCCGCCACGTCGCTTCACTGGGAATCGGAACTCGCCGAGTTGCTCCATCGTCTTTCGACGGCGCAGCACGAGCTTCTCGCGCTCCTCTCGATGAAGCGTAATTTGATCATCCAGCGCGACCATCAGGGCCTCGCCGATCTCACCGTGCGGGAAAGCGAACTCGCCGCGGAGCTGCAAGCATGCCAGCAGCGCCGGCAAGAACTTCTCGCGCAAGCCGACGCCCAGGGGCTCCCCTCGCGCTCCATCGAAGAACTCTCGGCCGCATTGCCCCGTGCGACCGCAAATGCCCTAAAAACCCCGGTCGCCGAGGCTCGTCAACGGGCGGAACTCATCCGCCACGAGTGCCTCGCGCAGTGGGTCGCCGTACAGCGCACCGTCCTACATCTTTCACAAATGCTGGAGATCATTGCTACCGGAGGCCGTTCGCAGCCGACATATGGAAAAGGTCGCCTCGTGGAACGAGGAGGCTCGCTCATCGACCAGGCAGTTTAG
- a CDS encoding rod-binding protein, whose product MNINLNSTANIEPLRATYTSEEQRLKGARQLQNAFQDFVGKSFYGEMMKSMRSTLGEPAYFNGGNAEKIFQQQLDHQLADEMTKSNAGDLAGAMFKRQFPKEAALLDKVNKPSAASLTDLSSLRRR is encoded by the coding sequence ATGAACATCAACCTCAACAGCACCGCGAATATCGAACCGTTGCGGGCGACGTACACGTCCGAAGAGCAGCGTCTCAAGGGCGCTCGCCAACTGCAGAACGCCTTCCAAGACTTCGTCGGCAAGAGCTTCTACGGCGAGATGATGAAGTCGATGCGGAGCACCCTCGGCGAACCTGCTTACTTCAACGGCGGCAACGCTGAGAAAATTTTCCAACAACAACTTGATCATCAACTGGCGGATGAAATGACGAAGTCAAATGCGGGCGATCTCGCCGGCGCAATGTTCAAGCGTCAGTTCCCCAAAGAAGCGGCGCTGCTCGACAAGGTGAATAAGCCTTCCGCGGCGTCGCTCACCGACCTCTCCTCGCTTCGTCGCCGCTAA
- a CDS encoding flagellar basal body P-ring protein FlgI has translation MTLFRSAILMLLAVASLGVGAGDLHARTVLRNIVRVKGQETNVLRGFGLVVGLPGTGEAKDPATMRALARAMEIMGVPVPEVPLGGRSGLQDLEKVKNVALVMVTARVPATGARRGDQIDCYVSGINGKSLNGGRLAFAALQGPHTQDRRVYGLCEGALHLQDPESPMVAIVKGGCQMEEDVFTPFVHNGCITLILEEHHANFQTATEVVDSIHKLYSREGDGFVQAVNASNIVVRIPQEYQDNPVAFVADILDVDIYSAEPEARVIINNRTGTIVISGDVTIGDVVISHNNVVIEAGDPPGFTPIGTEQVNSTKLDALVDALNSIKVPNEDRIEIIKEIARSGKLHGRLIVE, from the coding sequence ATGACACTCTTCCGCTCCGCCATCCTGATGCTGCTCGCCGTCGCTTCGCTGGGCGTTGGCGCCGGCGACCTTCACGCCCGCACCGTCTTGCGGAACATCGTCCGCGTGAAGGGCCAGGAAACGAACGTGCTGCGCGGGTTCGGCCTCGTCGTCGGTCTGCCGGGCACGGGCGAAGCGAAAGACCCCGCGACGATGCGGGCGCTCGCTCGCGCGATGGAAATCATGGGCGTGCCGGTGCCGGAAGTCCCCCTCGGCGGTCGCAGCGGGCTGCAAGACCTCGAAAAGGTGAAGAACGTCGCCCTCGTGATGGTCACCGCCCGCGTGCCGGCCACCGGCGCTCGTCGCGGCGATCAAATCGATTGCTATGTCAGCGGCATCAACGGCAAGAGTCTTAACGGCGGCCGGCTCGCGTTCGCCGCGTTGCAAGGCCCCCACACGCAAGACCGCCGCGTCTACGGCCTGTGCGAAGGCGCCCTTCACCTGCAAGACCCCGAATCGCCAATGGTCGCGATCGTCAAAGGGGGCTGCCAGATGGAAGAAGACGTCTTCACGCCGTTCGTTCACAACGGCTGCATCACGCTGATCCTCGAAGAACACCACGCCAACTTCCAAACCGCCACGGAAGTGGTCGACTCGATCCACAAGCTCTACTCCCGCGAAGGCGACGGCTTCGTGCAAGCGGTCAACGCCTCGAACATCGTCGTCCGCATTCCGCAAGAATACCAAGACAACCCCGTCGCGTTCGTCGCCGACATCCTCGACGTCGACATCTACTCGGCCGAGCCCGAAGCCCGCGTCATCATCAACAATCGCACGGGCACGATCGTCATCAGCGGCGACGTCACCATCGGCGACGTCGTCATCTCGCACAACAACGTCGTCATCGAAGCGGGCGACCCGCCCGGGTTCACGCCGATCGGCACCGAGCAAGTGAATTCAACGAAGCTCGATGCCCTGGTCGACGCCCTCAACTCGATCAAAGTGCCGAACGAAGATCGCATCGAAATTATTAAAGAGATTGCTCGTAGCGGAAAATTGCATGGGCGCTTGATTGTGGAATAG
- a CDS encoding flagellar basal body L-ring protein FlgH, which yields MSLFSNNLRRSSLAASFTASALLVGSAHAQDSSLFLAPIASQPQTGTTMQTGSFMFRELPEDHRPREVQLHDTLTVIVDYRTRMISEGDAEQRKNSFINQALTSWLAFDGKSIRLAEQAAGDPRIAGINNSQYRAESDLELRDAMSFKIGAEVIDIRPNGNLYIEANWNVENNEENWKIFLNGEVSRESIQPDRTVTTDSMVNLNIKKKEVGMVREGYERGWFAKFYDRYKAF from the coding sequence ATGTCGCTCTTCTCAAACAACCTTCGCCGCTCGTCGCTCGCCGCCTCGTTCACGGCCAGTGCTCTGCTCGTCGGCTCGGCCCACGCTCAGGACAGCAGCCTGTTCCTGGCGCCAATCGCCTCCCAGCCGCAAACCGGGACGACGATGCAAACCGGCAGCTTCATGTTTCGCGAACTGCCGGAAGACCATCGCCCCCGCGAGGTGCAGCTCCACGACACGCTCACCGTGATCGTCGATTACCGCACCCGCATGATCAGCGAAGGCGACGCCGAACAACGCAAAAACTCGTTCATCAACCAGGCCCTCACCAGCTGGCTCGCCTTCGACGGCAAATCGATCCGCCTCGCCGAACAGGCCGCGGGCGACCCCCGCATCGCGGGCATCAACAATAGCCAGTACCGGGCCGAATCCGACCTCGAACTTCGCGACGCGATGTCGTTCAAAATCGGCGCCGAAGTGATCGACATCCGCCCCAACGGCAACCTCTACATCGAGGCCAACTGGAACGTCGAGAACAACGAAGAGAACTGGAAAATCTTCCTCAACGGCGAGGTGAGCCGCGAGTCGATCCAGCCCGATCGCACCGTCACCACCGACTCGATGGTCAACCTCAACATCAAAAAGAAAGAGGTTGGCATGGTTCGCGAAGGTTACGAACGGGGTTGGTTCGCGAAGTTCTACGATCGCTACAAGGCGTTCTAA
- the flgA gene encoding flagellar basal body P-ring formation chaperone FlgA, producing the protein MSRQIITLALFSVALCWAAAAHATEVILRNRVEAKGSVVLLGDIAEIKSADAALRDQLAATPLIPSPVAGTPQYLRLAEIRDLVASRGIEVRGIRFGGTAVVSVSPEPVASVAPAAGAVAGAAAKPVAPQQPALRTEAEVQLTAEQLSTAVRRHLYQQTGHDLWNVRVEADSKLVGIVEQAGDSIRFTGGEAPWIGRQKLTLHANDKPVAMVYAKVDRLEMAIFALQPINRGDLVRRTDVELRPYLGALPAQAATTLEAVIGHEAVQGIRPDSMIQTNQLRSPIVVRRNERVSIRARAAGVSVRTYAIAQQDGGIGDLVMVQSVASKERYAARVVGVRELEIFTAGTSATEIASNPASAR; encoded by the coding sequence ATGTCACGCCAGATCATCACGCTCGCCCTGTTCTCGGTCGCCCTCTGCTGGGCCGCCGCCGCCCACGCGACCGAGGTCATCCTCCGCAATCGCGTCGAAGCCAAGGGAAGCGTCGTCCTGCTGGGCGATATTGCCGAGATCAAATCGGCCGACGCCGCCCTCCGCGACCAACTGGCCGCGACGCCGCTCATCCCCTCCCCTGTCGCTGGCACGCCGCAGTACCTCCGCCTCGCCGAGATTCGCGACCTGGTCGCTTCGCGCGGCATCGAGGTCCGCGGCATTCGCTTTGGCGGCACCGCGGTCGTTTCCGTAAGCCCCGAACCTGTTGCCAGCGTCGCCCCCGCCGCGGGCGCCGTTGCAGGCGCCGCTGCGAAGCCTGTCGCGCCGCAACAGCCGGCCCTCCGCACCGAGGCCGAAGTCCAGCTCACGGCCGAGCAACTCTCGACCGCCGTGCGTCGCCACCTCTACCAGCAAACAGGCCACGATCTTTGGAATGTTCGCGTCGAAGCCGATTCGAAGCTCGTCGGCATCGTCGAGCAGGCGGGCGATAGCATCCGCTTCACCGGCGGCGAGGCCCCGTGGATCGGCCGCCAAAAGCTGACGCTGCACGCCAACGACAAGCCCGTGGCGATGGTCTACGCCAAGGTCGATCGCCTAGAGATGGCAATCTTCGCCCTGCAGCCAATCAACCGCGGCGACCTCGTCCGCCGCACCGACGTCGAACTCCGTCCTTACCTCGGCGCCCTCCCCGCTCAGGCGGCCACGACGCTCGAAGCGGTCATCGGCCACGAGGCAGTCCAAGGGATTCGCCCCGACTCGATGATCCAAACCAACCAGCTTCGCTCGCCCATCGTCGTTCGCCGCAACGAGCGCGTTAGCATCCGCGCCCGCGCCGCTGGCGTCTCGGTTCGCACCTACGCCATCGCCCAGCAGGATGGCGGAATAGGCGATCTGGTGATGGTGCAATCGGTCGCTAGCAAGGAACGTTACGCCGCTCGCGTGGTCGGCGTCCGCGAACTCGAAATCTTCACCGCCGGAACCTCGGCGACTGAAATTGCCTCCAATCCAGCTTCGGCGCGGTAA
- the flgG gene encoding flagellar basal-body rod protein FlgG — protein sequence MSVQTLYTAATGMDALETKLDVIANNLANVNTTAFKQDRANFQDLFYRQLRYPGALDADGNITSTGVEVGLGARVSSTQTNYEQGAFETTNRPLDLAIEGDGFFRVVDATNGGTLYSRAGNFGINANNQVVLGSAQNGLVIDPPISIPIEATNIVVTTDGQVQYSTASSPALQNAGQIMLSQFLNPDGLIKLGDNLYRQTDASSFPVDGLPGANGMGTVRQGVLEASNVQPVQELISLITTQRAFELNSQVVQAGDQIMQVASNLRRY from the coding sequence ATGAGCGTACAAACCCTCTACACCGCCGCCACCGGCATGGACGCCCTCGAGACCAAGCTCGACGTCATTGCCAATAATCTGGCGAACGTGAACACAACGGCGTTCAAGCAGGACCGGGCCAATTTCCAGGACCTGTTCTACCGCCAGCTACGCTACCCGGGCGCCCTCGACGCCGACGGCAACATCACCTCGACCGGCGTCGAAGTCGGTCTCGGCGCCCGCGTCTCCAGCACGCAAACCAACTACGAGCAGGGGGCGTTCGAAACCACGAACCGCCCGCTCGACCTCGCCATCGAAGGCGACGGCTTTTTCCGCGTCGTCGACGCCACCAACGGCGGCACCCTCTACTCGCGAGCCGGCAACTTCGGCATCAACGCCAATAATCAGGTCGTCCTCGGCTCGGCCCAAAACGGCTTGGTGATCGACCCGCCGATTTCGATTCCAATCGAAGCGACCAACATCGTCGTCACCACCGACGGCCAGGTGCAGTACAGCACCGCCTCCAGTCCTGCCCTGCAAAACGCCGGGCAAATCATGCTGTCGCAGTTCCTGAACCCTGACGGCCTGATCAAGCTCGGCGACAACTTGTACCGCCAGACCGACGCCTCCAGCTTCCCGGTCGACGGCCTCCCCGGAGCCAACGGCATGGGCACCGTCCGCCAAGGCGTGCTCGAAGCCTCCAACGTCCAGCCGGTGCAGGAACTGATCAGCCTGATCACCACCCAGCGGGCCTTCGAGCTCAACTCGCAAGTCGTCCAGGCCGGCGACCAGATCATGCAGGTCGCCTCGAACCTCCGCCGCTACTAA
- a CDS encoding flagellar hook-basal body protein, with amino-acid sequence MPYGMYISAEGAQAQQQRLEVIANNMANMETVGFKRDIPVFQARFAQAIQQQSDYPHSGTQNDVGGGVKIAEVETDWNSKSVRQTDIPTDFTVNGEGYFQVQHPDGNVYLTRAGNFTIDANGRLVTQDDMAVLDADGNEIFIDNTRRWEVYPGGNIAQDGDWTAIGLAKPQSDGDLVKMGNNLFRPLAPVTPVADEQRDVRQGYLEESGVNPTREMMSMIETTRAYEANTRMIQHQDNMISGLVNRLLSTRS; translated from the coding sequence ATGCCTTACGGCATGTACATCTCTGCGGAAGGGGCGCAAGCCCAGCAGCAGCGGCTCGAAGTGATCGCCAACAACATGGCGAACATGGAGACGGTCGGCTTCAAGCGCGACATTCCCGTGTTCCAAGCCCGCTTCGCCCAGGCGATTCAGCAGCAGAGCGACTACCCGCACAGCGGCACGCAAAACGACGTGGGCGGCGGCGTCAAAATCGCCGAGGTCGAAACCGACTGGAACTCAAAAAGCGTTCGCCAAACCGACATCCCGACCGACTTCACGGTCAACGGCGAAGGCTATTTCCAGGTCCAGCACCCCGACGGCAACGTCTACCTCACGCGGGCCGGCAATTTCACGATCGATGCGAACGGCCGCCTGGTCACGCAGGACGATATGGCTGTCCTCGACGCCGACGGCAACGAAATCTTCATCGACAACACCCGCCGCTGGGAGGTCTATCCAGGCGGCAACATCGCGCAAGACGGCGATTGGACCGCCATCGGCCTCGCCAAGCCGCAGTCGGACGGCGATCTGGTGAAGATGGGCAACAACCTCTTCCGCCCGCTCGCTCCGGTGACGCCCGTCGCCGACGAGCAACGCGACGTCCGCCAAGGTTACCTCGAAGAATCAGGCGTCAATCCGACGCGAGAAATGATGTCGATGATCGAAACCACGCGAGCCTACGAAGCCAATACCCGCATGATTCAGCACCAAGACAACATGATCAGCGGCCTCGTCAATCGTCTCCTCTCGACGCGCAGCTAA